A single window of Anopheles moucheti chromosome 2, idAnoMoucSN_F20_07, whole genome shotgun sequence DNA harbors:
- the LOC128309451 gene encoding DNA-directed RNA polymerases I, II, and III subunit RPABC4 — translation MSEPSSKDTVLKTAMIYVCGECHHENEMRPRDPIRCRECGYRIMYKKRTKRLIVFDAR, via the exons ATGTCCGAACCGAGCTCGAAGGATACGGTGCTAAAAACAGCGATGATTTACGTGTGCGGTG AATGCCACCATGAGAATGAAATGCGTCCCAGAGATCCGATTCGTTGCCGGGAGTGTGGATATCGTATAATGTACAAAAAGCGTACAAAGCGAC TTATCGTCTTTGATGCCAGATAG
- the LOC128296693 gene encoding leucine-rich repeat-containing protein 47-like yields MWPEVDAVKSENRRELKLTGAQVSERIVKNGGNLDDAIYQLSVLNLLEVSDTALEKISQRIDKLHHLQSLLLYRNRITQLPATVGLLSELKVLDLSGNLLTELPIEFAKLHSLTTLNLSFNRLKTVDLAALERLSVCNLSGNELAVVPQFHIGQTHHLTEVNLEKNCIVILPEELTQQHILRVLNVADNKIEQVPKYITKCAKLKELNLTGNPLKDKRLLKLVDQCRTKQVLDYVEKNGYQPPKATAKQNTSGAEIPPTVENHSNGSQESQTVQEDDNQLKIIVHKATENTPKVTFTSEARSNRPNIVLCIVRNFPMTNMKKFLQLQNALHDNECGRREIATIATHDLAKVKGSIRYHAAPPGEIEITPLGSATQGKVTAEKYYADLCHQADQLRKEKKRSTYSGVHKYITLLTAKELFVFLSDEEKVISLPPLTNCDETKISSATTNMLLEVTSSVGHGQCVRVMNALLTGMLLMEVEVVGDTRASSSSPAKASNHMEKKKKSKVSKETEAAKVRYNRSATLTVEQVQLYDSDGKLHSVFPGKNDLNGNEMTRVSVEMA; encoded by the exons ATGTGGCCCGAGGTGGATGCAGTGAAAAGCGAAAATCGTCGCGAGCTGAAGCTAACCGGTGCACAGGTATCCGAGAGGATTGTGAAAAACGGCGGTAATCTGGATGACGCTATTTACCAGCTGTCCGTGTTGAATCTGTTGGAAGTGAGTGACACTGCATTGGAGAAGATTTCACAACGCATCGACAAGTTGCACCATCTACAGTCGTTGTTACTGTATCGGAACAGAATTACACAACTTCCGGCAACGGTCGGACTGCTGAGCGAGCTGAAGGTGTTGGATCTGTCTGGCAATCTGTTGACGGAATTGCCGATCGAGTTTGCAAAGCTTCACTCCCTGACAACGCTGAATTTGTCGTTCAACCGGCTGAAAACAGTTGATCTTGCCGCGTTGGAAAGGCTCAGCGTGTGCAATCTTTCTGGCAATGAGTTGGCTGTGGTTCCACAGTTTCATATCGGTCAAACACATCATCTGACGGAG GTTAATTTGGAGAAGAATTGTATTGTGATTCTACCAGAagaactcacacaacaacatattcTGCGTGTGTTGAACGTGGCAGacaataaaattgaacaaGTCCCAAAATATATAACCAAGTGTGCAAAGCTGAAGG AACTTAACCTTACAGGTAATCCGCTGAAGGATAAACGCCTGTTGAAGCTGGTAGATCAGTGTCGCACCAAACAGGTACTCGATTATGTCGAGAAAAATGGCTACCAACCACCGAAAGCGACAGCAAAGCAGAATACTTCCGGCGCTGAAATTCCACCGACAGTGGAAAATCACTCGAATGGATCACAGGAATCGCAAACCGTCCAGGAAGATGATAACCAGCTGAAGATAATCGTCCACAAGGCGACAGAAAATACGCCGAAAGTAACGTTCACATCAGAAGCTCGTTCCAACCGTCCCAACATTGTGCTGTGCATTGTCCGGAATTTCCCGATGACGAATATGAAAAAGTTTCTGCAACTTCAAAACGCGCTGCACGACAACGAATGTGGCCGACGGGAGATAGCAACGATTGCAACGCACGATCTGGCCAAAGTGAAGGGCTCCATACGATACCATGCGGCACCGCCGGGTGAGATTGAAATCACGCCACTTGGCAGTGCCACACAGGGCAAAGTGACGGCAGAAAAGTATTACGCTGATCTGTGCCATCAGGCGGATCAGCTGCGGAAGGAAAAGAAGCGGAGCACCTACTCGGGAGTGCACAAGTACATAACACTGTTGACGGCAAAGGAATTGTTTGTATTTCTAAGCGACGAGGAAAAAGTAATTAGTTTACCACCGCTCACGAACTGTGATGAGACAAAAATCTCTTCCGCCACCACGAATATGTTGCTGGAAGTGACGAGTAGCGTTGGGCATGGTCAATGCGTTCGAGTCATGAACGCACTGCTGACGGGTATGTTGCTGATGGAAGTGGAGGTTGTTGGTGACACaagggcatcatcatcatcccctgctaaagcgtccaaccatatggaaaagaagaaaaaatcaaaagtCTCCAAAGAAACGGAAGCCGCCAAAGTACGTTACAATCGCTCTGCCACATTAACAGTGGAGCAGGTCCAACTTTACGATAGCGACGGTAAGCTTCATTCGGTTTTCCCTGGTAAAAATGACCTGAATGGGAATGAAATGACTCGAGTTTCCGTAGAGATGGCCTAA
- the LOC128296861 gene encoding large subunit GTPase 1 homolog: MGKKKANQLGRTLIKDRFGHGNRKTVADGSMLHTTEVQDGYDWGRLNLQSVTEESSFQEFLRTAELAGTEFQAEKLNITYVNPKSKVGLLTTNERVELIKKQVDMKDLLKIPRRPKWTKETTAEELLLAENASFLEWRRGLVALQEQDDMLMTPYEKNLDFWRQLWRVVERSDIVVQIVDARNPLLFRTEDLERYVQEVDPNKMNMILINKSDFLTAEQRVQWAKYFDDQGIRVAFYSAVLAAEEAKREQDETASQSDELEDEEEREVKERLGNLKMSVDKAEQTLEKIEERIEDLTREEHSNGSEGNIKNSSKLLTNSELISLFKSLHRAERVTKGIVTVGLVGYPNVGKSSTINAVFLEKKVSVSATPGKTKHFQTLYVDSELMFCDCPGLVMPSFCITKADMILNGILPIDQMRDHVPPVNLLCTLIPRHILEDTYGIMISKPLEGEDPNRPPYSEELLLAFAYNRGFMTANGQPDQSRGSRYVLKDYVNGKLLYCYAPPGIGQEEFHCFPARKKEEVDIKLLPPRQQRAMKMNLKKSSTDVDDQFFKERASHGLIKGRSDFPNVRPIGPQGTAETLSSTDGVIVAGKPWKHQKREKREKLRRKYAHLDQH, translated from the exons ATGGGCAAAAAGAAGGCTAATCAACTTGGGCGAACACTgatcaaagatcgttttggtcATGGGAATCGAAAGACAGTGGCTGATGGTAGCATG CTTCACACAACCGAAGTACAGGATGGATACGATTGGGGTCGTTTGAATTTGCAGTCCGTCACGGAAGAGTCTTCGTTCCAGGAGTTTCTCCGGACAGCCGAACTTGCCGGCACCGAATTTCAGGCAGAAAAGCTTAATATAACGTATGTCAATCCAAAGTCAAAGGTGGGCCTACTGACCACGAATGAACGAGTGGAACTCATCAAAAAGCAGGTCGACATGAAGGATTTGCTCAAAATCCCACGTCGTCCAAAGTGGACCAAGGAAACGACCGCGGAAGAGCTACTGCTggcggaaaatgcatcctttcTCGAGTGGCGCCGTGGTTTGGTAGCACTGCAGGAGCAGGACGATATGCTGATGACTCCGTACGAGAAAAATCTCGACTTCTGGCGACAGCTGTGGCGTGTGGTTGAACGTAGTGACATCGTGGTGCAGATTGTCGATGCGCGAAATCCTCTGCTTTTTCGCACGGAAGATCTTGAGCGTTACGTGCAGGAGGTGGACCCAAACAAGATGAACATGATACTGATCAACAAGTCGGACTTTTTGACGGCAGAACAACGGGTGCAATGGGCCAAATATTTCGACGACCAGGGTATTCGTGTCGCGTTCTATTCGGCCGTACTGGCAGCGGAGGAAGCTAAAAGAGAGCAAGACGAGACTGCTTCCCAGAGTGATGAATTAGAAGACGAAGAAGAACGGGAGGTTAAAGAGCGTTTGGGAAACTTAAAAATGTCCGTGGACAAAGCGGAACAAACGCTGGAAAAAATCGAAGAACGAATTGAAGATTTAACACGCGAGGAACACTCGAATGGCTCGGAGGGAAACATAAAGAATAGCTCCAAGCTGCTCACAAATTCAGAGCTAATTTCACTCTTCAAAAGTCTCCACCGCGCGGAACGTGTCACGAAAGGTATCGTGACGGTGGGACTGGTCGGTTACCCGAACGTGGGTAAAAGCAGTACGATTAATGCCGTGTTTCTCGAGAAAAAGGTTTCCGTTTCAGCAACACCTggcaaaacgaaacatttcCAAACGCTGTACGTCGACAGCGAGCTAATGTTTTGTGATTGTCCCGGGTTGGTGATGCCCAGTTTCTGCATCACGAAAGCGGACATGATACTGAACGGCATCTTACCGATCGATCAAATGCGCGATCACGTACCACCGGTGAATTTGCTGTGCACGCTCATTCCACGCCACATACTTGAGGACACGTATGGCATTATGATTTCGAAACCGCTCGAAGGAGAAGATCCCAACCGGCCGCCGTATTCCGAGGAACTACTGTTAGCTTTCGCCTATAATCGAGGTTTTATGACGGCCAACGGGCAGCCGGATCAATCGCGCGGTTCTCGCTACGTGCTAAAAGATTACGTCAATGGAAAATTACTGTATTGCTATGCTCCGCCCGGCATTGGTCAGGAGGAGTTCCACTGTTTTCCCGCCCGAAAGAAGGAAGAGGTGGACATTAAATTACTTCCACCCAGGCAGCAGCGTGCGATGAAG ATGAATTTGAAAAAGTCCAGCACAGACGTTGATGACCAGTTCTTCAAAGAGCGGGCGTCGCATGGTCTAATCAAAGGGCGTAGCGATTTTCCGAACGTGCGGCCCATCGGTCCACAGGGTACGGCCGAAACGCTCTCCTCCACTGACGGTGTTATCGTGGCCGGAAAaccgtggaagcaccagaagCGTGAGAAGCGCGAAAAACTCCGACGCAAATACGCGCATTTAGATCAACATTAG
- the LOC128309450 gene encoding ubiquitin-protein ligase E3C, translating into MFSFDGEFRRRPQQNLGGASLKTDRLTTIRKAQQERQKREEARRHQCGAIVIQSVVRSFVQRQHTKQRERDKFDEYRKVNGAIRNGSDLEYYGKRIIFFYQHRTAQDGDRLIFLCQYMIKHPAEVFRLLDQDSIWTYRIKKLLGLCLGQILVPECSPTIPMRMLEIYSSNTYITKHIPPPGTDHPQYIHQYLVSIYSHLIERRYFCVVRQLIEEKLPALDMDTTTLANPIAAALFEMLLRPLQLIDPEARDLLSRQIMQSFTFNVLSPPNLSDQVKYFVLPALGERKDFPYWTLVRCIADEYQCQVDYRSTLLIDLTDDTMGSTVGSGGTRVRMGGTPKKARKDQSQDERLLLTSSLLFAFLKLDERHLDDTSNSKEHFSAYLKVVASMVDNFTKLPRKTIRSSINRPLDDSSDSDSDGEDGPTLSPREAALLHAIIGMLNERRRVSYIVRMIETMLDDPMAAQNLCQICHQLMTYNRMAVYEYKLLYMLASKPLIIRGLWYTLTAHTMGPMFSSPIVRLSKGINISKEDSDRIIPILASFCALFGRLIASLHDGEFVQENVLPGMVSNIMPFSIPELIPLSTTLKEISLGLVELAFPETRSNLHENYRTMISSLSADARGFGGHNQRSERQQLNEQNRQIWPHLLKVCVSLLRQIHTRDLRRCFCPEEHWTAQNLNLPLDKPADLHLSRGSRRGPRPFQPIRDFTREDIEDGPPLSTKQIRSITILREIPFVVPFNTRVGVFQGLVSADKLRTQGDLQGFLQGPSINITVRRSHLYGDAFDKLSPTNEPDLRPKFRIEMVNSVGLREAGIDGGGVFREFLSELIKLAFDPHRGFFMITKDNMLYPNPCVAKIVEDFQRHYYFIGRILGKALYENLLVELPLAEFFLSKLAGKHSDVDVHQLASLDPVLYRNLMSLKAYEGDVADLGLDFTIVCDALGETKVEELKPNGANIIVNSSNRIEYIQLMADFKLNQQIRAQCAAFRQGLANVLPIEWLYMFSNKELQVLISGAEIPVDVHDLRQHTRYGGDFSIEHHTIQLFWKVVEQFDDIQRRLLLKFVTSCSRPPLLGFKDLDPPFYIQNAGDTDRLPSASTCMNLLKLPAFEEEDVLREKLLYAIQSGAGFELS; encoded by the exons ATGTTCAGCTTTGACGGAGAATTTCGCCGTCGGCCCCAGCAAAATCTTGGCGGAGCTTCTCTGAAAACGGATCGACTGACAACGATCCGGAAGGCACAACAGGAGCGTCAAAAGCGTGAGGAGGCCCGACGTCATCAGTGTGGTGCGATTGTGATACAATCCGTCGTCCGAAGCTTCGTTCAACGCCAACACACAAAGCAACGAGAACGGGACAAATTTGATGAGTACCGCAAAGTAAACGGTGCCATACGCAATGGGTCGGATCTGGAATACTACGGTAAACGGATCATCTTTTTCTACCAACACCGTACCGCTCAGGATGGGGATAGATTG ATATTTCTCTGTCAGTATATGATCAAGCATCCCGCGGAAGTGTTTAGGCTGCTTGATCAGGATTCAATCTGGACGTATCGCATCAAAAAGCTCCTTGGATTATGTTTGGGACAAATTCTAGTACCAGAATGTTCACCG ACAATACCGATGCGAATGCTGGAGATCTATTCCTCAAACACATACATCACGAAGCATATCCCACCACCCGGAACGGATCATCCGCAGTACATTCACCAGTACCTAGTGTCCATCTACAGTCATCTTATTGAGCGGCGCTATTTCTGCGTTGTGCGGCAACTAATCGAAGAGAAATTGCCGGCGTTAGATATGGACACGACCACACTGGCGAATCCGATTGCCGCTGCGCTGTTCGAAATGCTTCTGCGCCCGTTGCAGCTCATCGATCCAGAAGCACGAGACCTGCTAAGTAGGCAGATAATGCAATCCTTCACCTTCAATGTGCTCTCTCCGCCCAATCTGTCAGATCAGGTGAAATACTTTGTGTTGCCGGCGTTAGGCGAAAGGAAAGATTTCCCATACTGGACGTTGGTGCGCTGCATTGCCGATGAGTACCAGTGTCAAGTGGACTATCGGAGCACGCTCCTGATCGATCTAACAGACGATACGATGGGATCGACGGTGGGCAGTGGTGGTACGAGAGTGCGTATGGGTGGAACGCCGAAAAAGGCACGCAAAGATCAATCACAGGACGAGAGGCTACTACTAACCAGTTCATTGTTGTTCGCGTTTTTAAAGCTCGACGAACGGCACTTGGATG ATACATCAAATTCAAAAGAACACTTCAGTGCTTACCTCAAAGTGGTCGCCTCGATGGTGGACAACTTTACCAAACTACCTCGGAAGACGATCCGTTCATCCATCAACCGGCCACTGGACGATTCAAGCGATTCCGATTCCGACGGAGAAGACGGACCGACACTGAGCCCGAGGGAAGCGGCATTGCTGCACGCCATCATTGGCATGCTCAATGAACGGCGCCGTGTGTCGTATATCGTGCGAATGATTGAGACAATGCTGGATGATCCGATGGCGGCGCAGAATCTGTGCCAAATTTGCCATCAGCTGATGACCTACAATCGGATGGCGGTGTATGAGTACAAGCTGCTGTACATGCTTGCTTCCAAGCCGTTAATTATTCGGGGGCTTTGGTATACGCTGACTGCACATACGATGGGTCCAATGTTCAGCTCCCCTATTGTGCGTCTTTCGAAGGGAATTAATATTT CAAAGGAAGATTCCGACCGTATCATTCCGATACTGGCATCGTTCTGCGCACTGTTCGGCCGACTGATCGCTTCACTGCACGATGGTGAGTTCGTGCAGGAAAATGTGCTGCCCGGCATGGTTAGTAACATCATGCCGTTCAGCATACCGGAACTGATACCGCTCAGTACAACGCTGAAGGAAATTTCGCTCGGACTTGTCGAGCTAGCGTTCCCCGAGACGAGATCCAATCTGCACGAAAACTACCGTACGATGATATCTTCACTGAGCGCGGATGCTCGTGGCTTCGGTGGCCACAACCAACGCTCCGAGCGTCAGCAATTGAACGAACAAAATCGCCAGATATGGCCCCATCTGCTGAAGGTGTGTGTTTCGCTACTAAGGCAGATACATACGCGCGATCTTCGCCGATGCTTCTGCCCCGAGGAACACTGGACAGCACAGAACCTTAACCTTCCCCTGGACAAACCCGCCGATTTACATCTTTCCCGCGGTTCTCGCCGAGGCCCGCGACCTTTTCAACCGATCCGAGACTTTACGCGGGAAGATATTGAGGATGGTCCACCACTTTCTACCAAGCAGATCCGTTCGATAACAATCCTGCGCGAGATACCGTTCGTGGTGCCGTTCAATACGCGTGTGGGCGTATTTCAAGGGTTGGTATCGGCCGACAAACTGCGGACACAGGGTGATCTGCAGGGATTCTTACAAGGTCCCTCTATTAATATTACTGTCCGGAGGTCCCATCTGTACGGGGATGCGTTCGATAAGCTAAGTCCAACCAATG AGCCCGATCTAAGGCCCAAGTTTCGTATCGAAATGGTCAACTCAGTGGGATTGCGTGAGGCCGGTATCGATGGAGGTGGCGTTTTTCGGGAATTTCTCTCCGAGCTAATCAAATTGGCGTTCGATCCCCACCGTGGGTTCTTTAT GATCACGAAGGATAACATGCTCTATCCGAACCCGTGCGTGGCGAAAATTGTGGAAGACTTCCAGCGTCACTACTACTTCATCGGACGCATACTTGGGAAGGCTTTGTACGAAAATTTGCTAGTTGAGCTTCCGTTGGCCGAGTTTTTCTTATCAAAACTTGCCGGCAAACATTCGGACGTGGACGTTCACCAGTTGGCCTCACTGGATCCTGTGTTGTATAG AAATTTAATGTCTCTGAAGGCCTACGAAGGAGATGTTGCTGATTTAGGGTTAGATTTTACTATCGTCTGTGATGCGTTAGGAGAAACAAAG GTAGAGGAACTAAAACCGAACGGCGCTAATATCATCGTAAACTCGTCGAACAGAATCGAGTACATTCAGTTGATGGCAGACTTTAAGTTAAACCAGCAGATCCGGGCGCAATGCGCCGCCTTCCGTCAGGGATTGGCAAACGTGCTCCCGATCGAGTGGCTGTACATGTTCAGCAACAAGGAGCTGCAGGTATTAATATCGGGCGCTGAGATTCCAGTCGATGTACATGACCTGCGGCAACATACACGCTACGGTGGTGACTTCTCAATTGAGCACCATACGATCCAACTGTTCTGGAAGGTGGTAGAACAGTTCGACGACATCCAGCGGCGGCTATTGCTGAAGTTTGTTACGAGTTGCTCGAGACCACCGTTGCTAGGTTTCAAGGATCTTGATCCACCGTTTTACATACAGAACGCGGGCGATACGGACCGGTTACCATCGGCTAGTACGTGCATGAACCTGCTAAAATTACCAGCGTTCGAGGAGGAAGATGTCCTGCGAGAGAAGTTGTTGTACGCGATTCAGAGTGGTGCTGGGTTTGAATTGAGTTAA